The following are encoded in a window of Sphaeramia orbicularis chromosome 20, fSphaOr1.1, whole genome shotgun sequence genomic DNA:
- the LOC115411132 gene encoding oxygen-regulated protein 1-like isoform X1, with translation MMNETGFRRTLPDQLSGSGHTFGTPRQTSITNPILSKRVCFYKSGDPQFNGLRMVINNRTFKTFDALLDSLSKKVPLPFGVRNITTPRGVHAICNLDELEDGKSYICSDSRKVKPINLAVARKKLPPWYHARPVSSRRRTVQKARFFPGHSIRRQEPLVMRTPKKLLVFCNGDPSIKRSVVLHKRTTPTFESILGYISELMQFPVVKLHTPDGRRVDGLPGLIMCSGTVVAVGREPFKPSNYTAKKSASPTSPTQLPSKRMGGRRLKAVNRKKKTPSNTSKSRIFSPSSERYIVSQIQNSITESLCNPTNSVELESSRILDSGGETEMETCLGNGAEGQDCALPTDDDIEKSFRVNQDGSMTVEMRVRLTIKEEETVHWTTTLTRSTVANQLTFLPDLEQEEEICSAKSNPKDLHTPSTAIETTKKEDPTSLGNEAFSQNSFEEDKIQVHTDEVSTQTTPTPGQMHIKEKQTSVESITSVTADGIQEGMVGSYSYREQIENVAMTEQYCMVKQSSTRPVPKPRRLGSVDANSRQISTFKSAEILQIESSEEEVTETVMHIYEQQTCQDNFLANFYTQGMSASAITVCRPATSDTGHLSSSSEFEPEPLRPSTASESISIWQAESMSLTSDLTLPSLKRGAIQATNAHQQSQKLTKSKGNPKQREVNNSKRVSAKPKVTNKRIPEKRQKENSGEATEKRKKGKTFSSAGFIKRIYGTSSKNMMKLKKRQAQNKDGGVTTKSLQVSDDTIIKDPDIPTAQENMKNAVSLEKDRLSVSPPEVSQLKGTLKRQTSMHQEKKSQNDCSDLSESMSLPAFNSSSSVTNEYVAEWLEKAQVKCTVNGGEESKPKAVAHVDSESGRSKDELCVMSVAEEETSKMQTVNTKSLPENVLTSSVKQRIQCFESKSSDSSVKKAAVTQQMVHKTNQTITTDAEHSLTQKNTDEIKPLSNGISYEISPLSTNIPTETPSDIEVESKSRPIKIQFQEATLLNTPSMDLPPPPPPESLVELSVAEKYGMDLSSVASSPLYRVSSVSSHMSEIPPLSVTPASDKAISPTDHTMEMTTSIETDNPSTLKETPLPRVPSVKRVPLVSNLSLERKMSLRRESVDKYTLCSDVPSSTDINIVGDNVLLNGICLTEKQQTPEETHQSSSTLDLMSSESCCTSASPASFTSEERESSASILSSEATTPSSLLCKKTKTIKTLSSTQKEAPSPKPLVKNVKQINSPSPERKPQMKKFSSEVSNTAPKSSLLHNHPSEKTMSPNVGKRKIATPPASPASERKQNLHKSKQQKITSPYSQSLDMVSPPVKQRSNRLSRNLSSDSASEEANRAQRKPSPQRMLHQTPQPTQGRTEKTQKSDTFMPLKISPTHEIMAKMSDDLTNAHEEKSMKDMQIMSEPLNISNQLNMKPVLEKICSSIKSIRQSNERRSCLERSNSLPDFSSHVASIFGSSSKALLAFLSIMSLKDNMPNLNVDVLNADNVTCAEALQMIDSLSEIASIEDSYKLKNSLSNLQQSASQQLLQNWRDFQQFSNKCESSCSTPNYAEQGLLGKVGQQKVTEENHIDEVIDNLDIPEVLKEELASLSKAVSMTKKEDSVLNQCNFSSDDAFYASDTAQEDKANVDVGSTAVKKSTDIKQSKLVSVKVNLAKGQDMSSANKVAEQNQNQHVHKESELSDPESNSEQEGQLSANCYVELNISRNKSRSGLDSESNLVKEEQLKDGRKDMSNKDVQSKPAKPSKLETKQPNQTGCMGLDMSADEDASDVDEAPSSEGEQQDVEPKRLKVIVEESLSDAENEQQDVEPKQLKVIVKEHLSNTEKELQEAESKRLNVIVEESLSDAEEEEESIEEEEHVLNTIEEEEDQEELIETKVKLSSEDENSKTNNNSLSNIIDRTSLINYTESCNFDAEGDSGNDHSSYTDHADIEQPKTDEQFRSSTELSNCEKELNSDDKHVTDRYIDESTEYQQAKLSGNEKIKHHSEDIISHSVAERVSLLEKQVANTHNRSSNTRSSSQRNVHFVSDVEDSSSESPSPQSDLCASSAPQSSLSFSYDSSNVITTQPEGNRVKSIREMFLAKSATDVQQGQICYPGPKTSDLCDLRAETSVSGGYQSQTSSDLSSGEDDSSRKSITKGFVRRTIERLYGKKDSHSDVDEISERPPSAPKQKKKDHTSIFSPFHTATCKAMSELSYFNSTNALDTLTEARRCLAFNAQVGPGDSLTVDEGRWLLRDNTLIRKSVSDPVGINKTLSNSPQKEELCEDTEDNSPYSLFNTKSDEEDNKKSFSRKCTYFSLPHGSDSDPCQDDLSSVSKSSMNGDTLTETKDDSEDTKTWAERNGTLPGVISDFKMMDNKVHPLVEVPPDGEVVVAQPVKNQSVVNKRYEPDMLDFLYNFCGQHCPIL, from the exons ATGATGAACGAGACTGGGTTCCGGAGGACCCTCCCTGACCAGTTATCAGGGAGTGGGCACACCTTTGGCACGCCACGTCAGACCAGCATCACCAACCCCATCCTGTCAAAGCGGGTCTGCTTCTACAAAAGTGGAGACCCTCAGTTTAATGGTCTACGTATGGTCATCAATAACCGTACTTTTAAAACCTTTGATGCACTCTTGGACAGTTTGTCTAAAAAGGTTCCACTGCCATTTGGAGTGAGAAACATTACCACCCCTCGGGGGGTCCATGCAATCTGTAACTTGGACGAACTAGAGGATGGGAAGTCCTACATCTGTTCTGACAGCCGAAAGGTGAAACCAATCAATCTAGCAGTGGCCAGGAAGAAGCTGCCTCCTTGGTACCACGCTCGGCCTGTTAGTTCTCGCCGAAGGACAGTCCAAAAGGCCAGGTTTTTCCCCGGACACAGCATCCGCAGACAGGAGCCACTGGTTATGCGAACTCCAAAGAAGCTACTGGTCTTTTGCAATGGTGACCCCTCCATCAAACGCAGTGTGGTGCTTCACAAGAGGACTACACCTACATTTGAGTCTATCCTGGGATATATTTCAGAGCTGATGCAGTTCCCTGTGGTGAAATTACACACTCCTGATGGAAGACGT GTGGATGGTCTCCCTGGCTTGATAATGTGCTCTGGGACTGTAGTGGCTGTAGGCAGGGAGCCTTTCAAGCCTTCAAACTATACTGCAAAGAAATCAGCATCTCCAACATCTCCAACACAACTGCCAAGCAAGCGGATGGGTGGTAGAAGACTGAAGGCTGTAAACC GCAAAAAGAAAACTCCATCAAACACTTCTAAGTCAAGGATTTTCTCTCCCTCATCAGAGAGGTACATCGTGAGTCAGATTCAGAACTCCATTACAGAGAGTTTGTGCAACCCCACAAACTCAGTAGAGTTGGAGTCAAGCCGCATACTGGATTCAGGTGGAGAGACGGAGATGGAGACCTGCCTCGGCAATGGAGCTGAAGGGCAGGACTGTGCATTGCCCACAGATGATGATATTGAGAAGTCCTTTCGGGTGAATCAAGACGGGAGCATGACAGTAGAGATGAGGGTCCGGCTGACAATTAAAGAAGAGGAGACTGTCCATTGGACTACCACCCTGACCCGCTCCACTGTAGCCAATCAGCTTACTTTTTTACCAGACCTTGAACAAGAAGAGGAAATCTGCTCAGCAAAATCAAACCCTAAAGACTTACACACTCCCTCTACTGCCATAGAAACCACCAAAAAGGAGGATCCGACATCACTGGGCAACGAAGCTTTCAGTCAGAACAGCTTTGAGGAGGATAAAATCCAAGTGCATACAGATGAAGTGTCGACTCAGACGACACCAACCCCAGGACAAATGCACATTAAAGAAAAGCAAACCTCTGTGGAGAGCATCACATCAGTGACAGCAGACGGGATTCAGGAAGGTATGGTTGGTTCTTACTCCTACAGAGAACAGATAGAAAATGTAGCCATGACAGAGCAGTACTGCATGGTCAAGCAGAGTAGCACTAGACCAGTGCCCAAACCTAGAAGACTTGGCTCTGTGGATGCAAATAGTAGACAAATTTCTACTTTCAAATCAGCTGAGATCCTACAGATTGAATCCAGTGAGGAGGAGGTCACTGAGACGGTCATGCATATCTATGAGCAGCAGACCTGCCAGGACAATTTCCTTGCGAATTTTTATACACAGGGTATGTCTGCATCTGCAATTACTGTTTGCAGGCCAGCTACTTCAGACACAGGACATCTGTCATCTAGTAGTGAGTTTGAACCTGAACCCTTGAGACCCTCAACAGCCTCTGAGTCTATTAGTATCTGGCAGGCTGAAAGCATGTCCCTAACATCAGATTTAACCTTGCCATCATTAAAAAGAGGTGCAATTCAGGCAACAAATGCTCACCAACAATCCCAAAAGCTGACAAAAAGCAAAGGCAATCCCAAACAAAGAGAGGTCAATAACAGTAAGCGGGTTTCTGCAAAACCCAAAGTGACCAACAAACGAATacctgaaaaaaggcaaaaagaaaaTTCTGGAGAGGCAACTGAGAAGCGAAAGAAAGGGAAAACTTTCTCCAGTGCTGGGTTCATCAAGAGAATTTATGGGACATCATCCAAAAACATGATGAAGCTTAAAAAGAGACAAGCACAAAATAAGGATGGAGGTGTTACAACAAAAAGCTTGCAGGTGTCAGATGACACAATCATAAAAGACCCAGACATCCCAACCGcacaagaaaatatgaaaaatgctgTTTCTCTTGAAAAAGACAGACTGAGCGTTTCTCCTCCTGAAGTAAGCCAACTAAAGGGAACACTGAAACGGCAGACATCAATGCATCaggaaaaaaagagccaaaatgaTTGCAGTGATCTCAGTGAAAGCATGTCACTGCCTGCTTTTAACTCCTCCAGCTCTGTTACTAATGAATATGTAGCAGAGTGGCTGGAGAAAGCCCAAGTAAAATGCACTGTCAATGGAGGAGAGGAAAGTAAACCAAAAGCAGTTGCTCATGTAGACTCAGAGAGTGGCAGGTCAAAAGATGAGCTCTGTGTGATGAGTGTGGCAGAAGAAGAGACGTCCAAAATGCAAACTGTGAATACCAAGTCGCTGCCAGAGAATGTGCTTACTAGTAGTGTAAAACAAAGAATCCAATGCTTCGAAAGCAAATCATCTGATTCATCAGTGAAGAAAGCTGCAGTAACTCAGCAAATGGTTCATAAAACCAATCAGACCATCACCACAGATGCAGAGCACAGTTTAACTcagaaaaacacagatgaaaTAAAACCCCTCTCCAATGGCATCAGTTATGAAATAAGTCCACTATCTACTAACATTCCAACAGAAACACCATCAGACATCGAGGTGGAAAGTAAATCAAGACCAATCAAAATCCAATTTCAGGAAGCAACACTTCTGAATACACCTTCAATGGATctgccaccaccacctccacctgaGAGCCTGGTAGAGTTATCAGTCGCAGAAAAATATGGGATGGATTTATCTTCAGTAGCCAGCAGCCCATTATATAGGGTCTCATCAGTGAGCAGTCATATGTCGGAAATTCCACCATTATCTGTCACCCCTGCATCTGACAAGGCCATTTCACCTACCGACCACACAATGGAAATGACAACATCGATTGAGACTGACAATCCTTCAACGCTGAAGGAAACACCATTACCAAGAGTTCCATCTGTTAAAAGGGTCCCGTTGGTCAGTAATCTGTCTCTTGAAAGGAAAATGTCTCTGAGGAGGGAGTCTGTGGATAAATACACTTTATGTAGTGATGTCCCATCATCCACTGACATCAACATAGTGGGCGATAATGTGTTGCTCAATGGCATTTGTTTAACAGAGAAACAGCAAACACCAGAAGAGACACACCAATCAAGCAGCACCTTAGATTTGATGAGCAGTGAGTCGTGTTGTACATCTGCATCTCCTGCTAGTTTCACGTCAGAAGAGAGAGAGTCATCTGCCAGTATTTTATCAAGTGAAGCTACAACACCAAGTAGCCtcctgtgtaaaaaaacaaagactATAAAAACATTATCCTCAACTCAGAAAGAAGCACCATCTCCTAAACCCTTggtgaaaaatgtgaaacagataaACAGTCCATCTCCAGAAAGAAAACCCCAAATGAAGAAATTCTCCTCTGAAGTTTCTAATACTGCTCCAAAATCATCTTTGTTACATAATCATCCTTCTGAGAAAACTATGTCACCAAATGTTGGAAAGAGAAAAATTGCCACACCACCTGCTAGTCCTGCCAGTGAAAGAAAGCAGAACCTTCATAAATCCAAACAGCAAAAGATAACATCTCCATATTCTCAATCTCTTGACATGGTGTCACCACCTGTGAAGCAGAGGTCAAATAGACTCTCCAGAAACCTTTCCTCTGACAGTGCATCAGAAGAAGCAAACCGAGCACAAAGAAAACCATCACCTCAAAGAATGCTTCACCAAACACCTCAACCAACACaaggaagaacagaaaaaacacaaaagagtGACACTTTCATGCCCCTCAAAATTTCTCCAACACATGAAATCATGGCAAAAATGTCAGATGATCTTACAAATGCACATGAAGAGAAATCTATGAAAGATATGCAAATAATGTCAGAGCCATTAAACATTTCAAACCAGCTAAACATGAAACCTGTACTTGAGAAGATTTGCTCTTCAATTAAGTCAATTAGACAATCGAACGAACGCCGATCGTGTCTAGAAAGGTCCAACAGCTTACCTGACTTTTCCTCTCATGTGGCCTCTATATTTGGCTCATCATCAAAAGCTCTTCTTGCTTTCTTATCTATCATGAGCCTGAAGGACAACATGCCCAATCTAAACGTAGATGTGCTGAATGCAGATAACGTAACCTGTGCTGAAGCTTTACAAATGATCGATTCTCTCAGTGAAATTGCCAGCATTGAGGATTCTTACAAgttaaaaaacagtttgtcaaaTTTACAACAATCTGCTTCGCagcagctgctgcaaaactggaGGGATTTCCAGCAATTTAGTAACAAATGCGAAAGTAGCTGCTCTACCCCAAATTATGCAGAGCAAGGACTTTTAGGTAAGGTTGGTCAACAAAAAGTCACTGAAGAGAATCATATTGATGAAGTAATAGATAATCTTGATATTCCAGAGGTACTTAAGGAAGAACTGGCTTCTCTTTCAAAGGCTGTCAGCATGACCAAAAAAGAGGATTCAGTGTTAAATCAATGTAATTTCTCTTCTGATGATGCTTTTTATGCTAGTGATACAGCTCAGGAAGACAAAGCTAATGTTGATGTTGGCTCAACTGCGGTAAAAAAATCCACAGACATTAAACAATCCAAATTAGTCAGCGTCAAGGTAAATCTTGCAAAAGGGCAGGACATGTCAAGTGCCAATAAGGTTGCAGAACAGAATCAAAATCAGCATGTGCACAAGGAAAGTGAATTATCTGACCCTGAAAGTAACTCTGAGCAGGAAGGGCAACTAAGCGCTAACTGCTATGTGGAGCTGAACATAAGCAGGAACAAAAGCAGATCAGGCCTAGATAGTGAAAGTAATCTGGTCAAGGAGGAGCAGCTAAAGGATGGACGTAAGGACATGAGTAACAAAGACGTTCAGTCTAAACCTGCAAAACCATCTAAATTAGAGACAAAACAGCCCAATCAAACAGGTTGTATGGGATTAGATATGAGTGCTGATGAAGATGCTTCAGATGTAGATGAGGCACCTTCCTCAGAGGGAGAACAGCAAGATGTTGAACCAAAGAGACTCAAGGTGATTGTTGAGGAAAGTTTATCTGATGCTGAGAACGAGCAACAAGATGTTGAACCTAAGCAGCTGAAGGTTATAGTTAAGGAACATTTGTCTAATACTGAGAAAGAACTTCAAGAGGCTGAATCAAAGAGACTTAATGTTATTGTTGAGGAAAGTTTGTCCgatgctgaggaggaggaggaaagtatAGAGGAGGAAGAACATGTTTTGAATACtattgaggaggaggaggatcaaGAGGAACTAATAGAGACAAAAGTTAAGTTAAGCTCAGAAgatgaaaacagtaaaacaaacaataacagtCTCAGCAACATAATAGATAGAACTAGCTTAATAAATTATACTGAATCTTGTAATTTTGATGCAGAAGGGGATAGTGGGAATGACCACAGCAGCTATACTGACCATGCAGACATAGAGCAGCCAAAGACAGATGAACAGTTCAGAAGCTCAACAGAACTGAGCAACTGTGAGAAAGAGCTCAACTCAGATGACAAACATGTTACAGACAGATACATAGATGAGAGTACAGAATATCAGCAGGCAAAACTGTCAGGAAATGAAAAAATCAAACATCACTCTGAAGATATTATATCACATTCTGTTGCAGAGAGAGTAAGTCTTCTGGAAAAGCAAGTTGCTAATACCCACAACAGGAGTTCAAACACCAGAAGTTCCTcacagagaaatgttcattttgtttctgaCGTTGAGGATTCGTCCTCGGAGTCTCCCTCGCCCCAGTCAGATCTCTGCGCCAGCTCAGCGCCTCAGTCATCATTATCTTTCAGCTACGATTCCAGTAATGTTATAACTACACAGCCAGAAGGCAACAGGGTCAAATCCATCAGGGAGATGTTCCTGGCAAAGAGTGCCACCGATGTTCAGCAAGGCCAAATATGTTATCCGGGCCCAAAAACATCAGATCTTTGTGATTTAAGAGCAGAAACCTCAGTTAGTGGTGGCTATCAGTCTCAGACTTCAAGTGACTTGTCAAGTGGTGAAGATGATTCATCCCGTAAATCCATCACTAAAGGTTTTGTGAGGAGAACAATTGAAAGGCTTTATGGCAAGAAAGACTCCCATTCAGATGTAGATGAAATAAGTGAAAGACCCCCATCTGCAcccaaacagaaaaagaaagatcaTACAAGCATTTTCTCTCCCTTCCATACAGCCACTTGTAAAGCAATGTCTGAGTTATCTTATTTTAATTCCACTAATGCACTGGACACCTTGACTGAAGCAAGACGATGCCTTGCTTTTAATGCCCAAGTCGGGCCTGGAGACAGTCTTACTGTCGATGAAGGACGGTGGCTTCTCAGGGACAACACACTGATTAGAAAgtctgtttcagatcctgttgGAATAAATAAAACCTTGTCGAACTCTCCGCAAAAGGAAGAACTGTGTGAGGACACAGAGGACAACTCTCCATATTCACTTTTCAATACGAAGTCGGATGAGGAAGATAACAAAAAGTCATTTTCAAGAAAGTGCACCTACTTTTCTTTGCCTCATGGCAGTGACTCAGATCCATGTCAGGATGATTTAAGTAGTGTGAGCAAGAGCAGCATGAACGGAGACACCCTGACAGAGACTAAGGACGACTCAGAAGACACGAAAACATGGGCAGAAAGGAACGGTACACTGCCTGGTGTTATTAGTGACTTTAAGATGATGGATAACAAAGTACATCCACTAGTTGAGGTTCCACCTGATGGTGAGGTTGTAGTAGCGCAGCCTGTTAAAAATCAATCAGTTGTGAACAAAAGGTATGAACCTGACATGTTGgactttttgtataatttttgtgGTCAACACTGTCCCATTCTGTAA